The Ancylobacter sp. WKF20 genome contains a region encoding:
- a CDS encoding carbohydrate kinase: MRERLIGIDAGGTMTKAALFDLDGRELACERRPNQMLFPGPGHTERDPERMWQAACESIASVLETTGTSPDDVLGVSCSGYGSGIYLTDRNGDPVRPGVVSTDSRAADLVAEWEGNGRAGVTARRIQQRVWPGQAIALMAWFSKHEPETVARTERVLFCKDFLRGRLCGDFSTDPTDAGIAGAIDVERGQYAREMFRDLGIAGWLDVMPEIGPSAEVVGRVTQGAARQTGLKEGTPVIRGVVDVAAAALASGVVTPDRLSMIAGTFSINSTLHGEPRLSVPPFLQMPYPVGGQVLATEGAATSASNFEWFCREILDAEAARALSNGASVYDVCNDYVRDALDRENDILFLPYLFGGPGGAPAGLLGLKRSDKLGDVLRGIFEGIAYAHRVDIERLLSGYDAATPTTIRLAGGASRSAIWAQIFADVLGLPVEVTDGTELGARGVAIASAVAIGAYPNFETAIERMVRVRERWEPSPAQHDVHDRKYARFLGLTRALARDWPPPERR; encoded by the coding sequence ATGAGGGAACGCCTGATCGGCATTGATGCCGGCGGGACGATGACGAAGGCCGCCCTGTTCGATCTGGACGGCCGCGAACTCGCCTGTGAACGCCGACCCAACCAGATGCTGTTTCCCGGGCCCGGCCACACCGAGCGCGATCCCGAGCGCATGTGGCAGGCGGCGTGCGAATCCATCGCCTCGGTGCTGGAGACCACCGGCACCTCGCCCGACGACGTGCTCGGCGTGTCCTGCTCGGGCTATGGCAGCGGCATCTACCTGACCGACCGCAACGGCGACCCGGTGCGGCCCGGCGTCGTCTCCACCGACAGCCGCGCCGCCGATCTAGTGGCCGAGTGGGAAGGCAATGGGCGGGCGGGGGTGACCGCCCGGCGCATCCAGCAGCGCGTCTGGCCGGGACAGGCCATCGCGCTGATGGCATGGTTCTCCAAGCACGAGCCGGAAACGGTGGCGCGCACCGAGCGCGTGCTGTTCTGCAAGGACTTTTTGCGCGGGCGGCTGTGCGGCGATTTCTCCACCGACCCGACCGATGCCGGCATCGCCGGCGCGATCGACGTGGAGCGCGGCCAATATGCCCGCGAGATGTTCCGTGATCTCGGCATCGCCGGCTGGCTCGACGTGATGCCGGAGATCGGCCCCTCCGCCGAGGTGGTCGGTCGTGTCACGCAGGGCGCGGCGCGCCAGACCGGCCTCAAGGAAGGCACGCCCGTCATTCGCGGCGTGGTCGATGTCGCCGCCGCGGCGCTGGCCTCCGGCGTGGTGACGCCCGACCGCCTGTCGATGATCGCCGGCACGTTCAGCATCAACTCGACCTTGCATGGTGAGCCCCGGCTTTCCGTGCCGCCCTTCCTGCAAATGCCCTATCCGGTCGGCGGGCAGGTGCTGGCGACCGAAGGGGCGGCGACCTCCGCCTCCAATTTCGAGTGGTTCTGCCGCGAGATCCTCGATGCCGAGGCGGCGCGCGCGCTGTCCAACGGCGCCTCGGTCTATGACGTGTGCAACGACTATGTGCGTGACGCGCTCGACCGCGAGAACGACATCCTGTTCCTGCCCTATCTGTTCGGCGGGCCGGGCGGGGCTCCGGCGGGCCTGCTCGGCCTGAAGCGCTCCGACAAGCTGGGCGACGTGCTGCGCGGCATCTTCGAGGGCATCGCCTATGCCCATCGCGTCGATATTGAGCGCCTGCTCTCGGGCTATGACGCGGCGACGCCCACGACGATCCGTCTCGCCGGCGGCGCCTCGCGCAGCGCGATCTGGGCACAGATCTTCGCCGATGTGCTCGGCTTGCCGGTCGAGGTGACCGATGGCACCGAACTCGGCGCACGCGGCGTCGCCATCGCCTCGGCGGTCGCGATCGGCGCCTACCCGAATTTCGAGACCGCCATCGAGCGCATGGTGCGGGTGCGCGAGCGCTGGGAGCCGTCGCCCGCCCAGCATGACGTCCATGACCGCAAATATGCGCGTTTCCTCGGCCTGACCCGCGCTCTGGCGCGGGACTGGCCGCCGCCTGAGCGCCGGTAG
- a CDS encoding carboxymuconolactone decarboxylase family protein, with translation MSSELKEVHARLGHFAKAVPEVAAGFRQLSKAAGAAGRFTPAQKELFAAVFGVVRGCEDCVVYHVDAARRLGAAREDLLELLAVAVEMGGGPAMVYGAKALKAFDDAN, from the coding sequence ATGAGCAGCGAGCTGAAGGAGGTTCACGCCCGCCTCGGGCATTTCGCCAAGGCCGTGCCCGAGGTCGCCGCCGGCTTTCGCCAGCTGAGCAAGGCGGCGGGCGCGGCGGGGCGCTTCACCCCGGCGCAGAAGGAGCTGTTCGCCGCCGTCTTCGGCGTGGTGCGTGGCTGTGAGGACTGCGTGGTCTATCACGTCGATGCCGCCCGCCGTCTTGGTGCCGCGCGCGAGGATCTGCTCGAACTGCTCGCCGTCGCCGTGGAAATGGGCGGCGGTCCGGCCATGGTCTACGGCGCCAAGGCGCTGAAGGCCTTTGACGACGCCAACTGA
- the fabG gene encoding 3-oxoacyl-ACP reductase FabG, with the protein MNAFRLDGRLALVTGGARGIGAAICTRFASAGAHVIVADRDVAAAEALAGALRAEGGTADALALDVTDRAGIADALASLRARHGVPHILVNNAGIVRNAPAAEMSVEDWSAVIDVDLNGVFHCAQLISGAMVAEGRGAIVNVSSMCGEIVVHPQPQIAYNAAKAGVNMLTKSLAVEWARRGVRVNAVAPGYTATELTLAGRSNPDWFNVWLDRTPMGRLGEPHEIADAVLFLASDAASFITGAVLAVDGGYTAL; encoded by the coding sequence ATGAACGCGTTCCGGTTGGACGGCCGGCTGGCACTGGTCACTGGCGGGGCGCGGGGGATCGGCGCGGCGATCTGCACCCGTTTCGCCAGCGCCGGCGCTCATGTCATCGTCGCCGACCGCGATGTCGCGGCGGCCGAGGCGCTCGCCGGCGCGCTGCGTGCCGAGGGCGGCACGGCTGACGCCCTCGCGCTCGACGTGACGGACCGCGCCGGTATCGCCGACGCGCTGGCGAGCCTGCGCGCACGCCACGGTGTGCCGCATATCCTCGTCAACAATGCCGGCATCGTCCGCAACGCGCCGGCGGCGGAGATGAGCGTGGAGGACTGGTCGGCGGTGATCGACGTCGATCTCAACGGCGTCTTCCACTGCGCCCAGCTGATCAGCGGCGCCATGGTGGCGGAGGGGCGCGGGGCCATCGTCAATGTGTCCTCCATGTGCGGGGAGATCGTCGTCCATCCACAGCCGCAAATCGCCTACAACGCCGCGAAGGCGGGCGTGAACATGCTCACCAAGTCGCTCGCCGTGGAATGGGCGCGCCGGGGCGTGCGGGTCAATGCGGTGGCGCCCGGCTACACCGCGACCGAGCTCACTCTCGCCGGCCGCAGCAATCCCGACTGGTTCAATGTGTGGCTCGACCGCACGCCGATGGGCCGTCTCGGCGAGCCGCACGAGATCGCCGATGCCGTGCTGTTCCTCGCCAGCGATGCCGCCAGCTTCATCACCGGCGCCGTCCTCGCGGTGGATGGCGGCTACACAGCCCTTTGA
- a CDS encoding FGGY-family carbohydrate kinase encodes MAYVVAVDGGTESLRAGVYDPSGACLGQASHPYGTEFAPGARAEQNPEDWWTALGIATKAALAKAGVDPQAVEAICLTTTSCTVVALDAEGNALRPALLWMDVRAGEEAQAVLATGDPALAANGAGRGPVSAEWMIPKALWLKRHEPHIFERAVTIGEYQDFMTIRLTGRRVASLNNASIRWHYATTREGFAASLVTALGLEALLDKWPPEVAAPGAVIGTLTARAAEHIGLHSGVKLVQGGADALIGMIGLGVAKPGQLALITGSSHLQFGVSDREVHHPGLWGSYPDAVYPARHIIEGGQTSTGSILQWMKRLMGGTMDLDALNTAAARLEPGCDGLIVQDHFQGNRTPYVDPLSRGAVIGLTLAHGPEHIFRAIIEGISFGTRAILDQMAEAGFRSTELTVGGGATASELWLQIHADTSGLPVCVPASSAAPSVGAAVLAAHGAGHFASIDEGIAAMVRPGRRIEPRAREATRYDEIYQRYRALYPALKNLPATSTGAAR; translated from the coding sequence ATGGCCTATGTGGTCGCCGTCGACGGCGGAACCGAGAGCCTGCGCGCCGGCGTCTATGACCCGTCCGGCGCTTGCCTCGGGCAGGCGAGCCATCCCTATGGCACGGAATTCGCGCCGGGCGCGCGCGCCGAGCAGAACCCGGAGGACTGGTGGACGGCGCTCGGCATCGCCACCAAGGCGGCGCTGGCGAAAGCCGGCGTTGACCCGCAGGCGGTGGAGGCGATCTGCCTCACCACCACCTCCTGCACCGTGGTCGCGCTCGATGCTGAGGGCAACGCGCTGCGCCCGGCGCTTCTATGGATGGATGTGCGCGCCGGCGAGGAAGCGCAGGCCGTGCTTGCCACCGGCGATCCGGCGCTGGCGGCGAACGGGGCTGGGCGCGGGCCGGTCTCGGCGGAGTGGATGATCCCCAAGGCGCTCTGGCTGAAGCGCCATGAGCCGCACATTTTCGAGCGCGCCGTCACCATCGGCGAGTATCAGGACTTCATGACCATCCGCCTCACCGGGCGGCGGGTCGCCTCGCTCAACAATGCCTCCATCCGCTGGCACTACGCCACGACGCGCGAGGGCTTCGCGGCCTCGCTGGTGACGGCGCTGGGGCTTGAGGCGCTGCTCGACAAATGGCCGCCCGAGGTCGCCGCGCCGGGGGCCGTGATCGGCACGCTCACCGCGCGCGCGGCCGAGCATATCGGCCTGCATAGCGGGGTGAAGCTCGTGCAGGGTGGCGCCGATGCGCTGATCGGCATGATCGGCCTCGGCGTCGCCAAGCCCGGCCAGCTCGCGCTCATCACCGGTTCCTCGCATCTGCAGTTCGGCGTGTCGGACCGCGAGGTGCATCACCCCGGCCTGTGGGGCTCCTATCCCGACGCGGTCTACCCGGCCCGCCACATCATTGAGGGCGGGCAGACCTCGACCGGCTCGATCCTGCAATGGATGAAGCGGCTGATGGGCGGAACGATGGACCTCGACGCGCTCAACACCGCCGCCGCGCGGCTCGAGCCGGGCTGCGACGGGCTGATCGTGCAGGACCACTTTCAGGGCAACCGCACGCCCTATGTCGACCCGCTCTCACGCGGGGCGGTGATCGGCCTGACGCTGGCGCATGGGCCGGAGCACATCTTCCGCGCCATCATCGAGGGCATCTCCTTCGGCACCCGCGCCATTCTCGACCAGATGGCGGAGGCCGGCTTCCGCTCGACCGAGCTGACGGTCGGCGGCGGGGCGACCGCCTCCGAGCTGTGGTTGCAGATCCATGCCGACACGTCGGGCCTGCCGGTCTGCGTGCCCGCCTCCAGCGCGGCGCCCTCCGTGGGCGCCGCCGTGCTCGCCGCCCATGGCGCAGGTCACTTCGCCTCCATCGACGAGGGCATCGCCGCCATGGTGCGACCTGGCCGGCGCATTGAGCCCCGCGCCCGCGAGGCCACCCGCTATGACGAGATCTACCAGCGCTACCGGGCGCTCTACCCGGCGCTGAAGAACCTTCCCGCGACGTCGACCGGGGCCGCCCGATGA
- a CDS encoding sugar-binding transcriptional regulator: protein MAKRIERGGAAERAPEDTQFALDPVLTAAWLYYEEGLKQDEIASRFGISRASVFNLLQKARDEGVVSVSLDIDRIRALRLARTLSEATGLAECYIVPAEGNDRPVAERIAGLGARLLERRITADSVLGVAWGRTVMALSQALASLNLPSTTIAQITGSAIGTYDFSPELCTSNIALKVGGRCVNMLAPGIVSSAEMKQRLMVEPIVAQHFALLRACDITLFGVTDLGEGTSLMHSGFMTEPTLADYRAHGAVGFVSGYFFDQAGRPVLTGLDDRHLSMPREDFLAVPTRICVGGGPSKVEAIAAMLRGGYANVLVTDETTARAVLAA, encoded by the coding sequence ATGGCGAAGCGGATAGAGCGTGGCGGCGCGGCGGAACGCGCGCCCGAGGACACGCAATTCGCGCTCGATCCGGTGCTGACGGCGGCCTGGCTCTATTATGAGGAAGGGCTGAAGCAGGATGAGATCGCCAGCCGCTTCGGCATCTCGCGGGCGAGCGTGTTCAACCTGCTGCAGAAGGCGCGCGACGAGGGCGTGGTCAGCGTCTCGCTCGACATCGACCGCATCCGGGCGCTGCGTCTTGCCCGCACGTTGAGCGAGGCGACGGGTCTCGCGGAGTGCTACATCGTTCCCGCCGAGGGCAATGACCGGCCGGTGGCCGAGCGCATCGCCGGGCTCGGCGCGCGGCTGCTGGAGCGGCGGATCACCGCCGACAGCGTGCTCGGCGTCGCCTGGGGGCGCACGGTCATGGCGCTCTCGCAGGCATTGGCCTCTCTCAACCTGCCGAGCACCACCATCGCGCAGATCACCGGCAGCGCCATCGGCACCTATGATTTCTCGCCGGAGCTCTGCACCTCCAACATCGCGCTGAAGGTGGGCGGGCGCTGCGTGAACATGCTGGCGCCGGGCATCGTCTCCAGCGCCGAGATGAAGCAGCGCCTGATGGTGGAGCCCATCGTCGCCCAGCATTTCGCGCTGCTGCGCGCCTGCGACATCACGCTGTTCGGGGTGACCGATCTCGGCGAGGGCACCTCGCTGATGCATAGCGGCTTCATGACCGAGCCGACGCTGGCCGATTACCGCGCCCATGGCGCCGTCGGGTTCGTCTCGGGCTACTTCTTCGATCAGGCTGGCCGTCCGGTGCTCACCGGCCTCGACGACCGGCACCTCTCCATGCCGCGCGAGGATTTCCTCGCCGTGCCCACGCGCATCTGCGTCGGCGGCGGTCCGTCCAAGGTCGAGGCGATCGCCGCCATGCTGCGGGGCGGATATGCCAATGTGCTGGTGACCGACGAGACCACCGCCCGCGCCGTGCTGGCGGCCTGA
- a CDS encoding thiamine pyrophosphate-binding protein: protein MAHMGDLVAEMLARYGVELVFGMPGGQTTALHDGISRRTDRIRHVLMRDERNAAYAADAYARLTGKPGVCDVTVGPGANLLPAGFIEALNASVPMIGIVGELPLDWLSLKDKGIASQGFDQLSFFKTITKDSWLVPSKAALPELIRTAFRVATSPRPGPVALIIPHDIFDAEWNEEEIRIGIDERAIQAPFLRSAPVSSSVAEAVALIERAKRPAVVFGGGVHGALACTQASDFAERLGGLAVTSLTGRGAVAETASYAGGTLNPLGSWAAIELIKEADLVIWCGSKASQNTAMNWTLPLPEQATITIDCDPNEHGRTFLPTVALLGDVREALTLLNAALPAQTHPDWAARIAELKAEGERQKRTEIESEQLLLHPARVMDEVAARLELDDIVVSDASFSAGWIANYIPARRPGRSFLYARGQGGLGYAIPAAIGAAETRPGTRIVTVAGDGAFSYTIGELATQAQRNQKVVNVVLNNGRLGWIQLWQDIFFKNVQSALLESQSCHPNFAAAASGLGLKGFYVEKPDELGPALDAAFAYDGPSVVEVRVDDLATPIHSFKRRLREGGDTPRPRPGTVYKLRDWKISPDLP from the coding sequence ATGGCCCATATGGGTGATCTGGTGGCCGAGATGCTCGCGCGTTACGGCGTCGAGCTGGTGTTCGGCATGCCGGGCGGGCAGACCACGGCGCTGCATGACGGCATTTCCCGCCGCACCGACCGCATTCGTCATGTGCTGATGCGCGACGAGCGCAACGCGGCCTATGCCGCCGACGCCTATGCGCGCCTGACCGGCAAGCCCGGCGTGTGCGATGTCACCGTCGGGCCCGGCGCCAATCTCCTGCCGGCCGGCTTCATCGAGGCGCTGAACGCCTCGGTGCCGATGATCGGCATTGTCGGCGAGCTGCCGCTCGACTGGCTCTCGCTGAAGGACAAGGGCATCGCTTCTCAGGGCTTCGACCAGCTCTCCTTCTTCAAGACTATCACCAAGGACAGCTGGCTGGTGCCCTCCAAGGCGGCGCTGCCCGAGCTCATCCGCACCGCCTTCCGCGTCGCCACCTCGCCGCGCCCCGGCCCGGTGGCGCTGATCATCCCGCACGACATCTTCGACGCGGAGTGGAACGAGGAAGAGATCCGCATCGGCATTGATGAGCGCGCCATACAGGCCCCGTTCCTGCGCTCGGCACCGGTGTCCTCCTCCGTGGCCGAGGCGGTGGCGCTGATCGAACGGGCGAAGCGCCCGGCGGTGGTGTTCGGCGGCGGCGTGCACGGGGCGCTCGCCTGCACGCAAGCCTCCGACTTCGCCGAAAGGCTCGGCGGCCTCGCCGTGACCAGCCTCACCGGGCGCGGCGCGGTGGCGGAGACGGCGAGCTATGCGGGCGGCACGCTCAACCCACTCGGTTCCTGGGCGGCGATCGAGCTGATCAAGGAAGCCGATCTCGTCATCTGGTGCGGCTCCAAGGCGAGCCAGAACACCGCGATGAACTGGACCCTGCCGCTGCCCGAGCAGGCGACCATCACCATCGACTGCGACCCCAACGAGCATGGCCGCACCTTCCTGCCGACCGTCGCCCTGCTGGGCGATGTGCGCGAGGCGCTGACCCTCCTCAACGCCGCCCTCCCCGCGCAGACACATCCCGACTGGGCGGCGCGCATCGCCGAGCTGAAGGCCGAAGGCGAGCGACAGAAGCGCACGGAGATCGAAAGCGAGCAGCTTCTGCTCCATCCCGCCCGCGTCATGGACGAGGTGGCGGCGCGGCTGGAGCTGGACGATATCGTCGTCTCCGACGCCAGCTTCTCCGCCGGCTGGATCGCCAACTACATCCCGGCGCGCCGGCCCGGCCGCTCCTTCCTTTATGCGCGCGGCCAGGGCGGGCTCGGCTATGCCATTCCCGCCGCCATCGGCGCGGCCGAGACCCGGCCGGGTACTCGCATCGTCACCGTGGCCGGCGACGGCGCCTTCTCCTACACGATCGGCGAACTGGCGACGCAGGCGCAGCGCAACCAGAAGGTCGTCAATGTCGTGCTGAACAATGGCCGGCTTGGCTGGATCCAGCTCTGGCAGGACATCTTCTTCAAGAACGTGCAGTCGGCGCTGCTGGAGAGCCAGAGCTGCCACCCCAATTTCGCGGCGGCGGCGAGCGGGCTCGGGTTGAAGGGGTTCTATGTCGAGAAGCCCGACGAACTCGGCCCGGCGCTCGATGCCGCCTTCGCCTATGACGGACCGTCCGTGGTGGAAGTGCGGGTCGACGACCTCGCCACGCCCATTCACAGCTTCAAGCGGCGCCTGCGCGAAGGCGGCGACACGCCGCGCCCGCGCCCCGGCACGGTCTACAAGCTGCGCGACTGGAAGATCAGCCCCGACCTTCCGTAA
- the fabG gene encoding 3-oxoacyl-ACP reductase FabG has product MASTDTARVALVTGASRGIGRAIALGLAERGYDLVVNDISRQAEALASLVGEIEAGGRRALALHADVSSKAEVTAMVAEAIAWAGHVEAVVNNAGILITSPVATLDEGVWDAVMDVNAKGSFLVIQALLPHMRARRYGRIVNIASIGGKQGAPEQAHYSASKAAIMGFTRVLAQEVGAEGITANCVCPGIILTDMGRTNLEDPAIKARWTANTAMRRIGAPEDVVGPVAFFASDDAGFVTGQTLNVDGGIVFD; this is encoded by the coding sequence ATGGCTTCCACCGACACCGCCCGCGTCGCGCTCGTCACCGGCGCCAGCCGTGGCATTGGCCGGGCCATCGCGCTCGGCCTCGCTGAACGCGGCTATGATCTCGTGGTGAACGACATTTCTCGTCAGGCCGAGGCGCTGGCCTCGCTGGTCGGCGAGATCGAGGCGGGCGGGCGACGCGCCCTCGCGCTCCACGCCGATGTCAGCTCCAAGGCCGAGGTGACGGCGATGGTGGCTGAGGCCATCGCCTGGGCCGGTCATGTCGAGGCGGTGGTGAACAATGCCGGCATCCTCATCACCAGCCCGGTCGCGACGCTGGACGAAGGCGTCTGGGACGCGGTGATGGACGTGAACGCCAAAGGCAGCTTCCTCGTCATCCAGGCGCTGCTGCCGCATATGCGCGCGCGCCGCTATGGCCGCATCGTCAACATCGCCTCGATCGGCGGCAAGCAGGGCGCGCCGGAGCAGGCGCATTATTCCGCCTCCAAGGCCGCCATCATGGGCTTCACCCGCGTGCTGGCGCAGGAGGTCGGCGCGGAGGGCATCACCGCCAATTGCGTTTGTCCGGGCATCATCCTCACCGATATGGGCCGCACCAATCTGGAGGATCCGGCGATCAAGGCGCGCTGGACCGCCAACACCGCCATGCGCCGCATCGGCGCGCCGGAGGATGTGGTCGGACCGGTCGCCTTCTTCGCCTCCGACGATGCCGGCTTCGTCACCGGCCAGACGCTGAACGTCGATGGCGGCATCGTCTTCGACTGA
- a CDS encoding glycerol-3-phosphate dehydrogenase/oxidase translates to MQSRDAILAALRSGQIAPEVLIIGAGINGVGVFRDLALQGVPSLLVDMGDICSATSAASSRLIHGGLRYLEIGEFSLVRESVEERNRLLLDAPHLVRPIRVRVPIADQFSGALASIGRFFGWIQTPGPKGALVVALGLRLYDLFNRRDQTMPNHRMVPRREFRAEMPALAPATRYVAEYYDARLTAPERLGIELVAQAEAACPGAAAATYLRVAGREGGQVELEDVLSGERFSVTPRLVVNCAGARVDEVDGRFGIGERLIGGTKGSHLVLRNRALVESLAGCMIYFETPDHRICLAYPLDDNHALVGTTDLRTDDPGDTVCSDAEIDYLFEVMALVMPSMRLAREEIVHTYAGIRPLPASEGVAGAISRDHSIRVFPPEAGRPFPVLSLVGGKWTTFRACAEQIADQVLEHLGRPRQRGTAGLAIGGGADWPRDVERHIAGLANRFGITPARAQVLFERYGTAAAARLEGIVPAVEIPLTTLPDYSYQEITAIAREERVVRLEDIVLRRTQIALLGQASHAAIAELGAVAGAALGWSQARIAEEVVATDALIATRHSLPERTL, encoded by the coding sequence ATGCAGTCCCGTGACGCCATTCTCGCCGCTCTGCGCTCCGGCCAGATCGCGCCCGAGGTGCTGATCATCGGGGCCGGCATCAATGGCGTCGGGGTGTTCCGCGATCTGGCGCTGCAGGGCGTGCCGTCGCTTCTCGTCGACATGGGCGACATCTGCTCCGCCACCAGCGCCGCCTCGTCCCGGCTGATCCATGGCGGGCTGCGCTATCTCGAAATCGGCGAGTTCTCGCTGGTCCGCGAGTCGGTGGAGGAGCGCAACCGCCTGCTGCTCGACGCGCCGCATCTCGTCCGGCCGATCCGCGTGCGCGTGCCCATCGCCGACCAGTTCAGCGGTGCGCTGGCCTCGATCGGGCGTTTCTTCGGCTGGATCCAGACACCGGGCCCGAAGGGTGCGCTCGTGGTGGCGCTCGGCCTCAGGCTCTACGACCTGTTCAACCGGCGCGACCAGACCATGCCCAATCACCGCATGGTGCCGCGCCGCGAGTTCCGTGCTGAGATGCCGGCGCTGGCGCCCGCCACGCGCTATGTCGCCGAATATTACGACGCCCGCCTCACCGCCCCCGAGCGCCTCGGCATTGAACTCGTCGCACAGGCCGAGGCCGCCTGCCCCGGCGCCGCCGCTGCCACCTATCTGCGCGTCGCCGGGCGCGAGGGCGGGCAGGTCGAGCTGGAAGACGTGCTGAGCGGGGAGCGCTTCAGCGTCACTCCCCGGCTGGTGGTCAATTGCGCCGGCGCCCGCGTCGATGAGGTGGACGGGCGCTTCGGCATTGGCGAGCGGCTGATCGGCGGCACCAAGGGCTCGCATCTCGTGCTGCGCAACCGCGCCCTGGTCGAGAGCCTCGCCGGCTGCATGATCTATTTCGAGACCCCGGACCACCGCATCTGCCTCGCCTATCCGCTCGACGACAACCACGCGCTGGTCGGCACCACGGATCTGCGGACCGACGATCCCGGCGACACCGTCTGCTCGGACGCAGAGATCGACTATCTGTTCGAGGTGATGGCGCTGGTCATGCCGTCCATGCGGCTTGCGCGTGAGGAAATCGTCCACACCTATGCCGGCATCCGCCCGCTGCCCGCCAGCGAGGGCGTTGCCGGGGCGATCAGCCGGGATCATTCGATCCGCGTCTTCCCGCCGGAGGCCGGGCGCCCCTTCCCCGTGCTATCGCTGGTCGGCGGCAAATGGACGACGTTCCGCGCCTGCGCCGAGCAGATCGCCGATCAGGTGCTGGAGCATCTGGGTCGCCCCCGGCAGCGCGGCACGGCCGGACTCGCCATTGGCGGCGGCGCCGACTGGCCGCGCGATGTGGAGCGCCACATCGCCGGCCTCGCCAACCGCTTCGGCATCACGCCCGCCCGCGCGCAGGTGCTGTTCGAGCGCTACGGCACCGCCGCTGCCGCGCGCCTTGAGGGCATCGTGCCGGCGGTCGAGATTCCGTTGACGACGCTTCCCGACTATTCGTATCAGGAGATCACCGCCATCGCCCGCGAGGAGCGCGTGGTGCGGCTCGAGGACATCGTGCTTCGCCGCACGCAGATCGCGCTGCTGGGCCAGGCGAGCCACGCCGCCATCGCCGAACTCGGCGCGGTGGCCGGTGCGGCTCTGGGCTGGTCGCAGGCGCGCATCGCCGAGGAGGTGGTCGCCACCGACGCGCTGATCGCCACGCGGCATTCTCTGCCGGAAAGGACCTTATGA
- a CDS encoding GntR family transcriptional regulator produces the protein MNQPRRRSASPETDLLPTLRSLAERDNGLRGNGSGLPLWSQVKAALLNLIVTEKLPDNARLPSESELCESLGVSRTVVREALNQLVSERVIYKLQGKGAFVAAKRDDHGFLGSNIGFSGELHHTNHSVSRTILRQELVSPTDHVRQMLRLGPEEPVVALDRVLSVDGMPRILVHTFITQRLTPGFEQVPMHNRSLYDTLARRYGITMKRAERWLEAATATPEQAELLEIPAGSPVIAIESVTYMQTDEPVEYYTAVYRTDQARLHFIVK, from the coding sequence ATGAACCAGCCGCGTCGCCGTTCCGCCAGCCCCGAGACCGATCTTCTGCCGACGCTGCGGAGTCTGGCGGAGCGGGACAACGGCCTGCGCGGCAATGGCTCCGGCCTGCCGCTCTGGTCGCAGGTCAAGGCGGCGCTGCTGAACCTGATCGTCACCGAGAAGCTGCCGGACAATGCCCGTCTGCCCTCCGAATCCGAGCTATGCGAGAGCTTGGGCGTCTCCCGCACCGTGGTGCGCGAGGCGCTGAACCAGCTCGTCTCCGAGCGGGTGATCTACAAGCTCCAGGGCAAGGGCGCCTTTGTCGCCGCCAAGCGCGACGATCACGGCTTCCTCGGCTCGAATATCGGCTTCTCCGGCGAGCTGCATCACACCAACCACTCGGTCAGCCGCACGATTCTCCGGCAGGAGCTGGTGAGCCCGACCGACCATGTGCGCCAGATGCTGCGTCTCGGGCCGGAGGAGCCGGTGGTGGCGCTCGACCGCGTGCTGAGCGTCGACGGCATGCCGCGCATTCTCGTGCACACCTTCATCACCCAGCGCCTGACGCCGGGCTTCGAGCAGGTGCCGATGCACAACCGCTCTCTCTATGACACGCTGGCCCGGCGCTACGGCATCACCATGAAGCGCGCCGAGCGCTGGCTGGAAGCGGCGACCGCGACGCCGGAACAGGCGGAGCTGCTGGAAATCCCCGCCGGCTCCCCGGTGATCGCCATCGAATCCGTCACCTATATGCAGACCGACGAGCCGGTGGAGTATTACACGGCGGTCTACCGCACCGATCAGGCGCGGCTGCATTTCATTGTGAAATGA